From Cytophagales bacterium:
TATCTCGTTGATTCGGTTGGCAGCATTATTTTTGAAGTTGAAAGAGTAATTACTGTTAAATTCAATAATGGAGTTACCGCAACAGAAAAAAACAACATTTATTCAGCTACTAATGTTATTGTATTACGTGAAAATTCACTTGGTTTTATTGATCTGCAGATTCAACAGACAGATGATATAGTACAGATTCTTCGGCAATATATTAACAGCGGGTTAAGCCAGGTAGCTGAATTAAATACAATTGGGAAATACTTTTCCGTTCCGAATGATCCCCTTTTTTCAAACCAATGGTATTTAAATCAGATTCAAGTTCCGCAGGCGTGGGATATATCAACAGGAGATACTAATGTTGTGATTGCTGCTATTAATTCAGCTTTTGACTGGGAACACGAGGACCTGGGTTTAGGGTCTGATGGTTATCAGAATATATGGCTTAATCCTGGTGAAGATCCATGGTTAAACCCCAACGATCCTACAACCGGTGATAGTGTAGATAATGATGGAAATGGTTTTGTAGATGATTGGAAAGGATGGGATTTTTCTGGTATGGATAATGATGTCAGACCACCTGATACTCCTTCCGCTGATCCTGGTTACGCACATGGCACTCTTACAGCGGGTATTGCTGCTGCCAAAACAAATAATTCAAAAGGTATTGCCGGGATAGCAGGAGGTTTTGGAAATCAGGGCGCTTTATTGATGATTATCGGTGGTAGTATACAAAGTTCACTTCTGGATGATGCTATTTTATATGCGGCAGACAAAGGAGCAAATATAATTACTACGAGTCTTGGAATTGGACAAACAGCCGCAATAGATTCTGCATTGAAAACTGCCTATGAAAGTTTTGGGATTTTTATTACTGCCGCTTCGGGAAATTTTGATACTTCTGTTGTTGATTATCCGGCAATAAGCCCTTATGTAGTGGCTGTTGGAGCAACTGACACAAATGATAATAAGGCATCTTTTTCAAATTTTGGTACAGATTTAGAAATATCAGCTCCCGGAATAAATATTTTAAGCACTTCTCCACCGGATTCTGTTGTTTTCGACCCGATTTATTTGAGTTTTGGCGGTACTTCAGCAGCATCGCCTCAAGTTGCTGGTGTAGCAGCTTTGTTACGTTCCTTAAAACCTTGTCTTA
This genomic window contains:
- a CDS encoding S8 family serine peptidase; translation: MNLKSIFITLFFVFNFSFVFSQDFQLGDKLYSKINGTWYLVDSVGSIIFEVERVITVKFNNGVTATEKNNIYSATNVIVLRENSLGFIDLQIQQTDDIVQILRQYINSGLSQVAELNTIGKYFSVPNDPLFSNQWYLNQIQVPQAWDISTGDTNVVIAAINSAFDWEHEDLGLGSDGYQNIWLNPGEDPWLNPNDPTTGDSVDNDGNGFVDDWKGWDFSGMDNDVRPPDTPSADPGYAHGTLTAGIAAAKTNNSKGIAGIAGGFGNQGALLMIIGGSIQSSLLDDAILYAADKGANIITTSLGIGQTAAIDSALKTAYESFGIFITAASGNFDTSVVDYPAISPYVVAVGATDTNDNKASFSNFGTDLEISAPGINILSTSPPDSVVFDPIYLSFGGTSAASPQVAGVAALLRSLKPCLSPAQIRFILLNSAEKVGGYNYMWNLSKPGHSQELGYGRLNAFKAVSMAVTNDANICFGQNVVLGPLFVDTTLLYSWSPSIGLDDTTIANPAASPDTTTQYVLTVTDTLVACIIKDTILVTVNLNPPPIADAGNDTTICFGDSIIIGTSTVDTALLFAWSPAAGLNDT